The Exiguobacterium mexicanum nucleotide sequence AAGAGGTGTCGTTCCATCGTCGTAGCTACGGCGACACGGAGAAGGCCGAGCGGTACCGGACGACGAAGCGACAGGACCTCTACACGCGGATGGGGAATGCCATCCTCTCCGAGATGTGCGACTTGTCAAAAGAACAGGTGATATTCGAGAAAAATAAGACCCCCAAGCATCCGGTCCGACGTGCGTTCAAACAACAAAAGATATTCAACGAATCACTCTACCGGATTGAGCGGCACATGAACGACGAGTTCGAACATTTGAATAACCAACGCGCTTTCGAACAGCTGGAGCGGGACATCGAATATGGAAAGTGAGGGAGGACGATGGAAGAGTTGAGACAGATCCGTCTTCGATTGAAACCGGAGACGGTCGCGTATTTAGAAGAGTTCGCCGACGACAAACGCTTCGGCCACCTCGGTCAGGTCATCGACCATATCGCAGAAGAACGTAGAAAACTGGCCGACGAGAAGTGGGACATGCAGTTCCTTACCCGCTCGATCAGCACGCAGGTCTCCCGTCATATCGAGGAAATGATGAATGAACAGGTTTCAACGGAACTCGAGCGGATTCGGCTCGCCGCGAACCGTTCTGACCGTCACGGACAGATCCTGACTGAGCTCCTGCAGGCGCTCATGCAGACCGAGGGAATCGAGGACATTATGACGACGGACCAGTTCAAGCCGACGTTCCTCGCGACGGCAGAACGTATCGTCCAGGAACGCATCGAGCATCAAAAACAGAAGAAGGACACACTAACTTTCGAGAGAGGATGAATCTTATGCGACCACTTGAACGTCCCTTCACGATGGGACAACTGTTGACGCTTCAACCGAAAACCGTCACGGTCCTCATCTATGGAAAACGGTACGACATTCTGATATCAATGTCTGAGCATCAGCTTTTAACCGCCATCGCGCAAGACGAGATCGTCTTGCTTCCCGTCAATTTCGAACGGACACGGCTGTTACTCGACATCCCGGAAATGTCGCCACAACTCGAACGTGAACTGAACGAGTTTACGGATACTGAAGACTCTGTCACCGACTTGTTGAAGGAAGGAGTCTGACACGATGGCCAAGATGAAGACGAACGAAGAACGGAAAGCCGAGCTCGAGGCTTTGACGGAACAGATGGAAAAACAGATCGACAGCTACTTCGAGAGCCCAGAAAAGATTCGAGAACATCTACAGTTCCTCGGTAAGTTCCATCAATACTCGATGCGGAACGCGGTCTTGATCGAGTCCCAATTTCCTGGTGCGGTCGCGGTCGGCTCTTATCCGTTCTGGGAGAAGCAAGGCGCACAGGTGCAAAAAGGCGAACGTGGCATCAAGGTGTTCGTCCCAAGTCCAGTGACGTACGCCCTGCATAAGGACGAATGGGTACCGCTCAGTAAGGCACCGAAGCCGATCAAGGACGGTGTGAAACAAGGACGCATCCCGTCACGCAAGATGATGTACTTCAAGATTGGTCACGTGTTCGAGTACACGCAGACCGATGCGCGTGAAAAAGGAATCGAGGTCTCGGACATCTTCAAACGGTATCACCGGGACGGCGGGCTCGAGAACGAACAAGACATCCGTGACGCCTTGACGACGCTCGCGGATGCCCGGAATGTGACACTATTGGAGGAACCCCTCGACGAGATCGGGACGGCGAAGGGCTGTTACTATCCGGAGCTACATGCAATCGCCTTGAACCCACGAAACACGTCGATCGAGGACATCAGCGTCCTGATCCACGAGCTCGCCCATGCGGAGCTGCACAACCAGGAGCGGAATTTTGAACGAGACCAACCGCTCACGGCACCCGAGAAGGAGTTCCAAGCCGAGATGGTCGCCTATGTCGTCTCGCATCAACTCGGGTTCCCGACGGACGACTTCTCGCTCTCCTATCTGGCCGGTTGGACGAAAGACAAGGAACTTTTAGACAAGGAACAATTGTTGCAGGAAGTCCATCAGACGTCCGCGACCTTTCTTGACCATATCGAGTCACACTTAGAAAAAGTACACACCTTACAACAGGAGAAAGAACAGAGCCCTCTTGATTACCTTGAACAGCTGGAGCGGCGAATGGGATGGAAAGACGCTGACCTCAGTCTTTATGAACGGGTGCATGCCGTACAAAGTGTGTTCCCCGAGGAGGTGGAGCCCTATCTGAACGCAAAAGCGGCCCTCGAGACGAACCTGAAGATGGATCGCGTCGATGAGCCGCTCATGTATATTCATGGTAGGGGTCTCGGGTTTCAGCAGTTCGGCATCGCCAATAATCATGACTTCAGTGAAGATCAGCTTGTGGCTTATACAATCGCATTACCGAATCAACCATTGGTCAGTGGTCACTTCGTCCCGGAAAGTGCCGTACATCCTTTACACCATCTTGAAAAAACCAATCGTTTGGAGAGACCGGTCCTGAAATCGCTTGAAAATCACTGGCATGACGTGTTGTTAGATGAAGAACAAAAGTCCCTTTCAAGAATTTCATTGTTTAACATCGAAAGACTCTGGTGACATTCGTGGGTATGATGATTTAAAAAATCATACCCTTTTCAATTTCAGAGCGCTGCCATTGCTTTTACCTCATACATTTTGTGTAAGCATATGAGCAGCTGTTTCACGCATATCTTGTAGGTCAGATATCTCTGCGAATTCAGCTACAGTTATTGCGCTGGTTGTTAACAACTCAATTATATGCTCATCCATTCTTGGCCATGTTCTTCCGCCTGCATTGTCGTAAGCATCGAGTAACTTTGTCAAACCATCCTTACCAAACAGTAATAGATGTGATAGAAAATCCACAGATGTGTCCGCAATACTAATTTCTGTCCAATCTATCAAACCAGAGACCTCAAAATTCTTATTTATTAATATGTGGCCAGGGTGTAAATCCCCGTGGCTTACACCTACATGCGATGGCCATAGCGAATCATTCGCCAACCATTCTTGCCAACGCTCCCATAGCTCTGAATTCACATGATACTTCTGTCTCACCTTCTCCATCCGTATCTTCATTGAACTGTTTAAATCTCTAGCATATAGAGTTTTGATACCGATTTCTTTGAAGTGTCGATGTGGTAATGTGTGTAGTTCTGCCAACACTTTACCTAATGACTGATAGTAAGATTGTGGTGTATTCTCTTTGTCAAAACTCCAGATGTAATCTTGTTGCTCTACATCAATTGTTGCAACCGGAACACCATCTAATTGCTTATACGCAATTAGTTCATCATCAAAAATTGACCAATTTGGAACTTGAAAACTCACATGTTCTTCCATAATTTCTAGTGCCCCCTTTTCTTTCAAGGCGCTCCTCATCGAATCTAATCTTCGAGGAATTCTTAGTATCCACTTGCTACCAAGCGTATCTTTTGCATAAGCAACTTGAAAATCAACACCCGATTCATTTACCACAATGCTATTCTCTAACACATCTAATCCTTTATTTTTTGCAAGCCGTTTAAATTCGTTCATGATTTGTTCCTCCAATTTTTATGTTGTGCGATAAGCAAGTGAAATGTATGCATTTTTAATACTTTTTCATTTCAATCTTTTCTAATTAGACTTAACTAAATGAAGTCATAAAAAAATCACAGACAAAATGGTGTCTGTGATCAAGAGTAAATGAGCTACAACCAAGAAGCGTCCATTATCAAAAATAAAAGGACACGACAAAAAGAGTTGTAAATCTGCTATGTTTGTAAGTGTGTGGTTTCTTCGTCAAAGATTTATAAAAATGTGCAGACTACTCCCATTTACTCTGTTTTATGAAAACAGAGCCTTTGAACATATTCAATTAGCCATTGTTCAAAGTGTGGTGGCGTAATCTCCCGGCGTGCATCATTCTTAACAATCCTCCTAGTGAATATTATGCTGTTGACTTTATATCAGTTTTTATTCAATGTCAATCGAGCTTTATATTTAGATAAAAATTATTTGCCGATTTGTCTTTATTAAAAAATACTGATTTGTAAGTTTTAAAAATACAATCATGAATAATTGATACTCGTTTTTAATCTTCCCAAAGCTCATCCATCAACTCATCGATATCACTCGATAATCGTTTGCGTTCCTTGGCGTCCACTTCAACTTTCCCATCTTCATAAAACCAAAGCACGTCACCAGGTTGAACCGTGTCTGGAAGTCGTGACTTTGGAATATCCTCCATCACTTCTCCGAATTCGACGACAGCCAAGTCCCCTTCAAATCGATCGATGATACCTCTCCGTCGCTTCATCTTGATTTCTTTACGGCATAACTTGAACCGTTCCCTGTAATGATGATCGTGCCATTCTTATCTGTGCGAAGCGTGTTCGTTTTTTGACGCTTCAAGTTCGTCACCACTTCGGAAGTCGGATGGCCGTAGCTGTTCTTCCCGACACTGATGATAGCATGCTTCGGTTTGACCGTGTTCAGGAACGTACTGCTTGTCGACGTCTTGGCACCGTGATGTCCCACCTTTAAGACATCTGCACGGAGCGTCTGCTTCTTCGCCATCATGTCCTTCTCAGAAACGTGTTCCGCGTCTCCCGTGAACAAGAACGTGTTCTTCTTGTACGTTACATGAAGGACTGCACTCCAGTTGTTCAAGTCACTGTTCGAGTAGGATTTGACCGGACCCACAAACTTCGCACTGACGCCTTTGATCGGTAGCTTCACGCCGGCCTGTGCCGTTTTGATGGTCTTCCCTTCCCGTTTGACGGCTTGCAGAAAATCTTTGTAAGCCTGGGTCGTGTGCTTCACTTTCGGCGCGTAGACGTTCTCGACACGATAGGCATCTAGGATTTCGTCTAATCCACCAATATGATCCGCATCCGGATGCGTCGAGATCAATACCTCGATATCGTCAACTTTTTGCTTTTTGAGGTAGGCGACGATGGCATCGCCCTTTCCTTTGTTACCCCCGTCGATGATGACGTCCTCACCGCTCGGCATCTTGATGTAGATGGCGTCTCCCTGTCCGACATCGATGTAATGGACTTTAATGCTCGTAGCGGCTGATGCTTCCCCGTATGGTGACACCAATAGCGCTCCACTAAATAGAACGGCACTCCCAATCTTGATCAATTTATTCATCTTCTATCACTCCACTTTAAAATTATTGTAAAATTATCCAACACACCTTTATTATAATCCGCTATTTGTTAAATAGCTTCTAATTCCTGCGGTTGACCACATACATAAATAGGTAAGGTGTGATGATAGGAGGAGTGAGAGAAATGGATTTACGAAAACCAATCGCAATAAACAAGACGTATAAACCGGTCCTGATTTTTAAAGACGGGGTAGAAGTAAAGGAGTGTGTCTCCATTCAGGAAGCTGCACACTATCTGAAGGGATACACGTTATGTACCGCCATGCCGTATCGCCACATTATGAATGGCATTATCCTTGATGAGACCTGGATCCATGAGGGAAGCAGCTATCGGTTCACCACTGATCCTGATGTGAAAAAGGCAAAGCTGGCAGAGATGGAGGCTCAGAACAAAGTCCGTTTTTAAGGAAGGACAGAATTACGAAATCGAACAAGTCTCATGTGCGGCACCTTACATACGCTGTACACGACTTCGTCACTGTTTGTTAAAACCCTACGAGGTACACTTGAACTAAAAAGGGGTTCTCCTCATGCGACTTCAAGAATGGATCCAGCAATATCACGGTACAGAGTTACTGCGCTTTGATCACCTCTGCGAGTACTTAGATGCGACACCGTTTGAAATCAAACACCACCTTGATGGAATCAGTCCTGAGATAACCGGCGTACTGAAGTCAGAAGAGGGTATTGGTGACGACGCGTTCATCACGAAGCTGGAACATCATTTGCTGAATCGATTCAACAAACGAAGAAAAAAAGTGAAAGTCACGATTGAGGTCGAACTGCCATTACCGGAAGAAGCCTACAACTTTTGTCAGCGCGAACGATTTAGAATGATCGAACGCGTCACTCAACATATGGACGAACAAAACGTGAAGGATTGGCGCATCGTAAACATGCGGAGGATATAATTGAACATAGATCGTATTGACTCATCTACATATATACATGCTATAAGGAGAACAAAATGAAATTTACCTACTTAGCCTTGCCTTTGGCCATCCTGCTGATGGCCGGTTGTACCAGTGAAAACACCCCTTCTACAAATGAGAAAGCAGAGGAGCCTGCTACTCAAACAGAAGAAGTCGTCGAGACGACCGAAACGAGCACAGACGACGCAAATACGGAGACGACTGCAGAAGAACCTGCAACAGCCGAAGAAACGGTCACAAATTCGGATAACAATCAATTCTCCGGCTATAAACTGATCAATGTTGATGGTGGGGACTTGTCCGGGTACCGTGAGGCGAACGTCGTCGTCGATATCGGATATGGAGATCGCGAGTATTGGGCGTTCACGAACGAACATGGTCAATTGATTCGTGTCATCGCCGATCAGATCATCTTGCAGGATGATGATTCGGAGGATGTGACCTCGGATGGCCGTTACTATCATGACGAGGCGAAGGTCTCAGGCGTCGAAAACAGTGATCTCGATGAAGGCCACGTCATCGCTGACTCGCTCGGGGGCGTCTCGAACGCCTACAACATCACACCACAAGATAGCACGCTCAACCGCTACGGGGACCAGGCCTATATGGAGGACGTCATCCGTATGGCCGGCGGCGCGACCGACTTCGAGGCGATCATTACCTATCCGGATACGAAAACTTATATTCCGTCACACTACCAATACACCTATACGGTCAAAGGAAATGTCGTCACCGATTCCTTCGACAACGTTAACCCGGATGAAGTGAATGCAGCACTCGGCCTAACAGAAGGTGAACCGGAACCCGCAGCTGCACCTGAGGCCACAGGCGATGTCTCGAGCGTAGATACGAATGGCAACGGTCAGGTGACG carries:
- a CDS encoding ImmA/IrrE family metallo-endopeptidase, with protein sequence MAKMKTNEERKAELEALTEQMEKQIDSYFESPEKIREHLQFLGKFHQYSMRNAVLIESQFPGAVAVGSYPFWEKQGAQVQKGERGIKVFVPSPVTYALHKDEWVPLSKAPKPIKDGVKQGRIPSRKMMYFKIGHVFEYTQTDAREKGIEVSDIFKRYHRDGGLENEQDIRDALTTLADARNVTLLEEPLDEIGTAKGCYYPELHAIALNPRNTSIEDISVLIHELAHAELHNQERNFERDQPLTAPEKEFQAEMVAYVVSHQLGFPTDDFSLSYLAGWTKDKELLDKEQLLQEVHQTSATFLDHIESHLEKVHTLQQEKEQSPLDYLEQLERRMGWKDADLSLYERVHAVQSVFPEEVEPYLNAKAALETNLKMDRVDEPLMYIHGRGLGFQQFGIANNHDFSEDQLVAYTIALPNQPLVSGHFVPESAVHPLHHLEKTNRLERPVLKSLENHWHDVLLDEEQKSLSRISLFNIERLW
- the mphN gene encoding macrolide 2'-phosphotransferase MphN; translated protein: MNEFKRLAKNKGLDVLENSIVVNESGVDFQVAYAKDTLGSKWILRIPRRLDSMRSALKEKGALEIMEEHVSFQVPNWSIFDDELIAYKQLDGVPVATIDVEQQDYIWSFDKENTPQSYYQSLGKVLAELHTLPHRHFKEIGIKTLYARDLNSSMKIRMEKVRQKYHVNSELWERWQEWLANDSLWPSHVGVSHGDLHPGHILINKNFEVSGLIDWTEISIADTSVDFLSHLLLFGKDGLTKLLDAYDNAGGRTWPRMDEHIIELLTTSAITVAEFAEISDLQDMRETAAHMLTQNV
- a CDS encoding DUF3006 domain-containing protein; translation: MKRRRGIIDRFEGDLAVVEFGEVMEDIPKSRLPDTVQPGDVLWFYEDGKVEVDAKERKRLSSDIDELMDELWED
- a CDS encoding ComEC/Rec2 family competence protein, which gives rise to MNKLIKIGSAVLFSGALLVSPYGEASAATSIKVHYIDVGQGDAIYIKMPSGEDVIIDGGNKGKGDAIVAYLKKQKVDDIEVLISTHPDADHIGGLDEILDAYRVENVYAPKVKHTTQAYKDFLQAVKREGKTIKTAQAGVKLPIKGVSAKFVGPVKSYSNSDLNNWSAVLHVTYKKNTFLFTGDAEHVSEKDMMAKKQTLRADVLKVGHHGAKTSTSSTFLNTVKPKHAIISVGKNSYGHPTSEVVTNLKRQKTNTLRTDKNGTIIITGNGSSYAVKKSR
- a CDS encoding DNA/RNA non-specific endonuclease translates to MKFTYLALPLAILLMAGCTSENTPSTNEKAEEPATQTEEVVETTETSTDDANTETTAEEPATAEETVTNSDNNQFSGYKLINVDGGDLSGYREANVVVDIGYGDREYWAFTNEHGQLIRVIADQIILQDDDSEDVTSDGRYYHDEAKVSGVENSDLDEGHVIADSLGGVSNAYNITPQDSTLNRYGDQAYMEDVIRMAGGATDFEAIITYPDTKTYIPSHYQYTYTVKGNVVTDSFDNVNPDEVNAALGLTEGEPEPAAAPEATGDVSSVDTNGNGQVTIQEAKDAGFTMPIMSDHWLYPYMRDNDNDGMVGE